The Gouania willdenowi chromosome 7, fGouWil2.1, whole genome shotgun sequence genome includes a window with the following:
- the acvrl1 gene encoding serine/threonine-protein kinase receptor R3: MGASALLVASLAGALLWSSSAIADTTGEQKLLCTCENAKGTCVNGTCRGDYCFYSWVHGVEERGCFTRDHYKEQCFSSFELFFVQCCKEHMCNAFSTPPPDIDGKPTTAPPALPRPELWIALSLLLLFMAACVCGLVVFLHFRRAHSKLKEAEDHDTTMLKVPAGDDPTYGEIFDEFCTSGSGTGLPYLVQRTMARQISLVECVGKGRYGEVWRGMWMGENVAVKIFSSRDEQSWFRETEIYNTVQLRHDNILGFIASDMTSKNSSTQLWLVTHFHELGSLYDFLQYSSLEPESCLRMCLSVACGLVHLHTEIVSSQEKPAIAHRDLKSRNILVKRNGQCCIADLGLAVIHSQSHDYLDVGNNPRVGTKRYMAPEVLDESIRVDIFESYKQTDIWALGLVFWEITRRTIVNGIVEEYRLPFFDLVPTDPSFEEMKKVVCVDQQRPCLHNRLHSHPILSTIVKIMKECWYQNPPARLTALRVRKTLSKLDQDTDFSIEKLKRDV, encoded by the exons ATGGGAGCCTCTGCTCTGCTCGTCGCATCGCTGGCTGGAGCTTTGCTCTGGAGTTCGTCTGCCATTGCAG ACACCACAGGTGAGCAGAAGCTGCTGTGTACTTGTGAAAACGCCAAAGGCACATGTGTGAATGGGACTTGCAGAGGAGATTACTGTTTCTACTCCTGGGTGCACGGTGTTGAGGAGCGAGGCTGTTTCACCAGAGATCACTACAAAGAGCAGTGTTTCAGCTCCTTCGAGCTCTTCTTTGTCCAATGCTGCAAAGAGCACATGTGCAACGCTTTCTCCACGCCACCTCCAGACATCG ATGGAAAGCCAACAACAGCACCTCCAGCACTCCCACGCCCAGAGCTTTGGATTGCATTGTCTCTGCTGCTTTTATTCATGGCCGCCTGTGTGTGCGGCCTTGTTGTTTTCCTGCACTTCAGACGTGCACACAGCAAACTCAAGGAGGCAGAGGATCATGACACGACTATGCTCAAAGTCCCAGCTGGAGACGACCCTACATATGGA GAGATATTTGATGAGTTTTGTACATCGGGGAGTGGAACTGGGCTTCCATATCTAGTTCAAAGGACAATGGCCAGACAAATTTCTCTTGTTGAATGTGTTG GTAAAGGAAGGTATGGGGAGGTGTGGAGGGGGATGTGGATGGGGGAGAATGTTGCTGTCAAAATATTCTCCTCTCGAGATGAGCAGTCCTGGTTTAGAGAGACAGAGATCTACAACACTGTACAGCTGCGACACGACAACATACTGG gTTTCATTGCCTCGGACATGACGTCAAAGAATTCCAGCACCCAGTTATGGCTTGTCACCCACTTTCATGAGCTGGGCTCACTCTACGATTTCCTGCAGTATAGCAGTTTAGAACCCGAGAGCTGCTTGAGAATGTGCTTGTCAGTGGCCTGTGGCCTTGTCCACCTCCACACTGAGATCGTCAGCTCTCAGGAAAAGCCAGCTATTGCTCACCGAGATCTGAAAAGCCGCAACATCCTTGTGAAGCGGAACGGACAGTGTTGCATTGCTGACCTCG GTTTGGCTGTGATACACTCTCAGTCCCATGACTATCTGGATGTGGGTAATAATCCCCGTGTGGGGACCAAGCGCTACATGGCCCCTGAGGTCCTGGATGAGAGTATTCGTGTCGACATCTTCGAATCCTACAAGCAAACAGACATCTGGGCCCTGGGCCTGGTCTTCTGGGAAATTACTCGCAGAACTATTGTCAACG GGATTGTGGAGGAGTACCGACTCCCCTTCTTTGACCTGGTGCCCACAGATCCCAGCTTCGAGGAAATGAAGAAGGTGGTGTGTGTGGATCAGCAAAGGCCATGTCTCCATAACAGACTCCACTCCCACCCG ATCCTGTCTACCATTGTGAAGATCATGAAGGAGTGTTGGTACCAGAACCCACCTGCTCGCCTCACAGCCCTGCGAGTGAGGAAAACTCTTTCCAAACTGGACCAAGACACAGACTTTAGCATCGAGAAACTCAAGCGCGATGTTTAG